TGGTCGCAAGCCGGGCGTTCGTAAGAAACATGATGATGAGGCTGCCCGTGATCATGCATACAGACTGGATGATCATAAAAAAACCCATGCGGATGAACATCATGATCGTGGTCACATCCGAGTTCATTCTCACCATCAATTCCCCCGTCCGCCATCTGTCCAGACTCGTGAAAGGGAGGGACATGAGTTTGTTATAAAGGTTGTTGCGTATATCATATGCCATGCCCTGGGAAGCCCCGATGAGGAGATACCCGCTCGCAAAATGGAAAGTAAATCCGATAATGGCGGCGACAAGAATCCCGAGGGCTCCAAGAAGGGTCAAATCGAATTTCCCTGCCTTTATGCCGTAGTCGATCACGAGTTCGACAAGCTTTGGCTGACTCAGATTAAGGGCCACTGAAATGACGAGAAGAAAAAAAGATCCCGTCATTGAAAGTCGGTATTTCTTGAGAAATGAAAACATTCGCAGCAGAGAAATCATAAAGATATCCTTTGTTTATCCGGGAATATTGGTTCAATATAGTCAATATTGTCGCCTTCGGCAACAAGCGGCGATCGATTTCGGTATCCCTCACTTTTTAGGAAAGCGGAGATGTTGCGATCTACCGTTTGGTTTCATGAAAATTGTTACAGGGTGTTGATAAAAGCCTGATTGTGGTTATAGTATTAATTACCCGTTTACGGAGGGACGGAGGTGCGGAACAGACTTTCAACAATCAGTATTATTATAAACTCGCTTGGTTCGCTTCTTATAATTCTTGCCGTTATCCTTCTCCTTCCGCTGATTGTTGCTTTTATCAACGGTGAACCCTCATCGGGTATGTCAAGCTGGTGGGCGTTTCTCATCCCTTCAGGGATTGCCCTTTTCATCGGCCTTCTCTTCTATTTTCTCGTTCCAAAAGGCACTCCGTATACCAGAGCCGCAATACTTATTTGCAGCCTTGCATGGATTGCCTTTTCCGCCATCGGCGCGCTGCCGTTTGTTTTTTGTTTGAAGACGGGATATCTGGACGCTTTTTTTGAAACGATGAGCGGGTTTACTACGACCGGCATTACGATTTTCCGGGGACTCGATACGATGCCGAGAAGTATCATTTTCTGGCGGGCGTTGATTCAGTGGATAGGGGGGCTTGGTATTCTCACCCTCTTTCTGGCGGTTCTTTCCGGAAAGGGTGAAGCCCATCGTCTTTTTGGCGCTGAAAGCCATAAGGTGGATGCCGAACGCCCCGTCCCGGGGCTTTCAAGCACCGTTAAAATACTCTGGGCCATATATATCGGGTTTACCCTCTTCATAATCACACTCCTCATGTTTGCAGGGGTCCGGTTGTTTGACGGTATCTGTCACGGGATGACGGCGATCGCCACGGGAGGATTCTCGCCCTATGATGCAAGCATCGGGGTTTACAAATTGTCCGGGCATCCCAATTATATATATATAGAATATATTATTATTCTCGGTATGATTTTGGGAGGAACGAATTTCCTTATCCATTTTCGTGTGTTGAAGGGCGATATCAAGGCGCTTATCGATAACAGCGAAATGCGCTACTGGTGGACTATTATCCTGTCGTTTGTCGCGGTAATAGCGATTGAGCGTTTTTTTTCCGGTGCGGTCCCGCCCCCGGTCGATAGTACACCCGGGGGATACGCGGTATGGTTCGAGGAGAACCTTCG
The window above is part of the Spirochaetales bacterium genome. Proteins encoded here:
- a CDS encoding TrkH family potassium uptake protein, whose product is MRNRLSTISIIINSLGSLLIILAVILLLPLIVAFINGEPSSGMSSWWAFLIPSGIALFIGLLFYFLVPKGTPYTRAAILICSLAWIAFSAIGALPFVFCLKTGYLDAFFETMSGFTTTGITIFRGLDTMPRSIIFWRALIQWIGGLGILTLFLAVLSGKGEAHRLFGAESHKVDAERPVPGLSSTVKILWAIYIGFTLFIITLLMFAGVRLFDGICHGMTAIATGGFSPYDASIGVYKLSGHPNYIYIEYIIILGMILGGTNFLIHFRVLKGDIKALIDNSEMRYWWTIILSFVAVIAIERFFSGAVPPPVDSTPGGYAVWFEENLRASLFHTVSIITTTGFVTEDIGGMFFGSAAKLLFLVMMVIGGCVGSTGGGFKVFRISILAKLIKREVFRLRAPERSVAPLVVDGKVVNPLEIYRACGIFFAWIVLIVAGGCITSLFSDLDAGSAFSGMCSALGNIGPCYISVDQMISLNPVVKITYIVGMLAGRLEILPVLLLFSRRAWM